The window GTTAGTGGTTATAATCTCGTGAGATGTCTTTTCTCTGATAATCATACTCAGAAGCTTTAACATATCAGGTTCATCATCAACAGCCAATATCTTTTCGGGCATAATTCCTCCTCCTTTGGTTAAGCCAATAGGCAATAGAGAAGAGGGAATAGGGGGGAAATCCCTCTGGGCTATTCCCTATTGGCTATTCCCTGCCTTTACTGCCGGCAGGGTTATTATAAAAGTTGTTCCGGTCTTGCTTGATTCTTCCTTGGTCATTGTTTCAAAGGTAATTGTACCACCGTATTTTGCAATAATTCCATAAGAAACTGAAAGCCCCAGACCCGTGCCTTCTCCAACCTTTTTTGTTGTAAATAACGGGTCAAATATTCTGGTACTGTATTCTTTTTTAATTCCGCTGCCTGTATCGGAAATTTTTATTTCTACCGCGCCCCCTTCATCTATCATTTTTGCGGCAATCGTTAAAGTGCCGCCGCCCTTCATGGCGGATATCGCATTATTCACTATATTTAAGAAAACCTGCTGAAGTTCTCTCGGGTCGCCCTTTACTATGGGCAGGGATTCTGACAATTCTTCTACGATAGCGACTTTGTTAAGCGAAAGGGTATTTCCCACAATAGTGAGAACTTCCTTCAGATTCATATTTATATCAACATTTTCTTCTTTATATTCTGAAAAACGGGCAAAGGTCAGGAGATTTTCCACAACCCTTTTCGCATTCAGCCCCTGCTTTTCAATGGTCTTTAATATTTCATAATATTCAGAGTATGCCGGCACCTTTTCTTTCAGCAGGTCTGTAAAGCCGAGTATTATTGTCAGCGGATTATTTATTTCATGCGCCACGCCCGCAGCCAGAGTCCCGAGGGATGCCAGTTTCTCGGTATGGGACATTTGTTCTTCTATCTTTTTCCTTTCTGTAAAATCCCTTGCAATTCCCAGAACGGCAAAAACCTCGCCTTTGTCGTCTAATAGCGCGCTGAAGTTTGTGCTGAGCCAGTATTTATTACCGCTGATTATAACAGGGTAAGTAATCTGCCGGCTCAGGCGCGCTGCTTTAAAGACATCGTCAATAGCTTTTAATTGAAGAGAGGCGCTGTCCTCATTAAAACAGATTTCCCCTATATTGTCTCCTACAATTTCTTCATCGTCTCTTTTAAAAAAAGTCCGCCCGGCATGATTCATAGAGATGATTTCACCATCATGGGTTACTGTAAATATAATGTCATTTGCATGTTCTATAAGAGATTTGTACTGACTTTCGGATTTTATTAATTCACTTGTCTTATTTTTAACTTCTTTCTGCAATGAACTGGACCAGACAAGCATTAAACTGACTATTAATAGACCTCCGAAGAATATAGTAAGTATAGTAAACCCCTCAAGATAAAACTGCCGGATCTGTATCTCATGTATTACGCCCTCAACCTCGCTTATAGGCGCCACAACTGCTACGGACCAGATGCGGTTATCTGCCGTATTGTCCAGGGGGATAGGCGCATAGGCAATCAATTTCTTCATCTCTCCTTCTTTCCCCCTGTGCCATCCGGATATATACCAGCTGGTCCCTACCATGCCTTTCAACATTTTCTCCCTCTGAATTGTATTAATCCTTGCAAATGATATCGCAGGTTTTTTTGCCTTGCGGACCTCAAATGCATTTTTCCCGATGAACCATTTTTCAGGGTGATACAAGAATGTTCCGTTTCTGTCAATGACCCACGCATATCCCGTATTGCCTGAAATAATATTTTTTGTTGTCTCTCCGGCCAATGCAGTTGCATCAATAATAAACAGTAAGACGCCTGAGAATTTATTGGCTGCCACCGGATGTGTCACATCAACGGAAATCTGCCAGACAGACAGAGCCATTGTTATTATAAGTTTCTGACTGTTTTTGTAATTTTTTGCTGAAACATCGCTTAACGAGATCTTGCCCTTATTTTCTTCCCGCCCGGCCTGCTTCAAATAATACAAATCATCAGCGGATGGATTGGAGAGATTATATCCCCGGCTGTTTGCCACAATGGTTTTTTTGTCTTTATTTTTAACAAACCTTATTTCCAGTCCGCCCTCGTCTTTTATGCTTGAAAAGGCGATATCCATTCTCTTTCCCATGAATACTTCTTCATCATACTGAATTGACGGAGAGAAACTAAGGAGGGACAATTCGCGTTTCAAAATATTTATGCTGTTTTCAATTTGTCCTGCCGCGTGCTGGGCAAGAACCAACTGCTGCTGGTTAAAGTTTAGAGTTACAACGTCTTTTATTTTAATTGTGGACATCCATGCGAGTATGAGAACGCCTGACAGAAGAACCGGAGGGATTATAATGCCGGCTAAAATCAAAAATGACTTTACATTGAACGGGTGAAACCTTTCCCACAGAAAAGGCTTTAAATCCTTAAGGCTGAAAGAAGCGGTTTTTTTTCCTTTCAATTTATCAGCGCCGGTAAAAATCAAGGGTGAATCAGCGTATTCACCCTTGTGTTGTTGAACTCTTATCCTGCCGGATTATTTTACCACATATACAGAACAGGAGCTATGCCTGACCACTTTTGACGCAACGCTCCCCATCCTGAATCTTGAAGAAGGGCTTAAGCCGCGGCTGCCGATTATTATCAAGTCAACTTTTTCTTTTTCAGCAAAATCAATTACTGCATCAGGCACTGAAGTTGAGGCGGCTATTTCCCTGCAAGTTGCGATTACGTCTTCTGTGGCAAGCACGCCGCAAGCCTGCTGGACTATATAATCAGCGCGCTTCCTCATGCTTTCTTTAAGTTTATCTTTTTCAGACGGGGAAATTTCCAGGTCTATGCCTTCAAGGACCGGGACTACATTAATCAGGCATATCTTGGCGCCTTTTGTTTTTGCAAAGTCTTTGGCAACATTCAATGCCTTTGTGGAATATTCTGAACCGTCTACTGGAACAAGTATTTTCATTGTATCCTCCTTACACTTCTTTTTTAACCTTTGATTTCTTCATCGTAAGCCCTATGCCTTCAAATATGAAGAATATTGCAAACCCCCACCACATGGTATATACCACATAAAATACCAGAAGACCTGTCATAAGGACTGCATTCTCAGAGACTTTCTGGGCTGTTATCCCGTA of the Nitrospirota bacterium genome contains:
- a CDS encoding PAS domain S-box protein — translated: MKGKKTASFSLKDLKPFLWERFHPFNVKSFLILAGIIIPPVLLSGVLILAWMSTIKIKDVVTLNFNQQQLVLAQHAAGQIENSINILKRELSLLSFSPSIQYDEEVFMGKRMDIAFSSIKDEGGLEIRFVKNKDKKTIVANSRGYNLSNPSADDLYYLKQAGREENKGKISLSDVSAKNYKNSQKLIITMALSVWQISVDVTHPVAANKFSGVLLFIIDATALAGETTKNIISGNTGYAWVIDRNGTFLYHPEKWFIGKNAFEVRKAKKPAISFARINTIQREKMLKGMVGTSWYISGWHRGKEGEMKKLIAYAPIPLDNTADNRIWSVAVVAPISEVEGVIHEIQIRQFYLEGFTILTIFFGGLLIVSLMLVWSSSLQKEVKNKTSELIKSESQYKSLIEHANDIIFTVTHDGEIISMNHAGRTFFKRDDEEIVGDNIGEICFNEDSASLQLKAIDDVFKAARLSRQITYPVIISGNKYWLSTNFSALLDDKGEVFAVLGIARDFTERKKIEEQMSHTEKLASLGTLAAGVAHEINNPLTIILGFTDLLKEKVPAYSEYYEILKTIEKQGLNAKRVVENLLTFARFSEYKEENVDINMNLKEVLTIVGNTLSLNKVAIVEELSESLPIVKGDPRELQQVFLNIVNNAISAMKGGGTLTIAAKMIDEGGAVEIKISDTGSGIKKEYSTRIFDPLFTTKKVGEGTGLGLSVSYGIIAKYGGTITFETMTKEESSKTGTTFIITLPAVKAGNSQ
- a CDS encoding universal stress protein, which produces MKILVPVDGSEYSTKALNVAKDFAKTKGAKICLINVVPVLEGIDLEISPSEKDKLKESMRKRADYIVQQACGVLATEDVIATCREIAASTSVPDAVIDFAEKEKVDLIIIGSRGLSPSSRFRMGSVASKVVRHSSCSVYVVK